From a single Bacillus sp. E(2018) genomic region:
- the rplL gene encoding 50S ribosomal protein L7/L12, translated as MIMSKEQIIESLKTMTVLELNDLVKAIEEEFGVTAAAPVAVAGGAAGGDAAAEQTEFDVILASGGASKIKVIKVVRELTGLGLKEAKELVDGAPKPVKEGVSKDEAEEIKAKLEEVGASVEVK; from the coding sequence ATTATAATGTCTAAAGAGCAAATCATTGAAAGCTTAAAAACAATGACTGTTTTAGAGCTTAACGACCTAGTAAAAGCAATCGAAGAAGAGTTTGGTGTAACTGCTGCTGCTCCTGTAGCTGTAGCTGGTGGAGCTGCTGGTGGAGACGCTGCTGCTGAACAAACTGAATTCGACGTAATTCTTGCAAGCGGTGGAGCTTCAAAAATTAAAGTTATCAAAGTTGTTCGTGAACTTACAGGTCTTGGCCTTAAAGAAGCGAAAGAACTTGTTGACGGTGCTCCTAAGCCAGTTAAAGAAGGCGTATCTAAAGACGAAGCTGAAGAAATCAAAGCTAAACTTGAAGAAGTTGGAGCTTCTGTTGAAGTTAAGTAA
- the rplJ gene encoding 50S ribosomal protein L10 yields MSSILETKKQLVSTISEKIKNSQSTILVDYRGLTVSEVTELRKSLRDAGIEFKVYKNSMVVRAAEENDLNLSEHLTGPTAIAFSNEDVVAPAKILNDFAKKHEALEIKAGVIEGRIASLEEVKALAELPSREGLLSMVLSVLQAPIRNFALATKAVAEQKEEQGA; encoded by the coding sequence AGCAGTTAGTATCCACTATTTCTGAGAAAATCAAAAATAGCCAATCAACAATTCTTGTTGACTACCGTGGTCTTACTGTTTCTGAGGTTACTGAACTTCGTAAATCTTTACGTGATGCTGGCATCGAGTTTAAAGTTTACAAAAACTCAATGGTAGTTCGCGCCGCTGAAGAAAACGATCTTAACCTATCAGAACACTTAACTGGTCCTACAGCGATCGCATTCTCGAATGAAGATGTTGTAGCTCCTGCTAAGATTCTTAACGACTTCGCTAAGAAACACGAAGCGCTTGAGATCAAAGCTGGTGTAATCGAAGGACGTATCGCGTCTCTAGAAGAAGTGAAAGCTCTTGCTGAACTTCCATCAAGAGAAGGTCTTCTTTCTATGGTACTCAGCGTGCTTCAAGCACCTATCCGCAACTTTGCGTTGGCTACTAAAGCTGTTGCAGAACAAAAAGAAGAACAAGGCGCATAA
- a CDS encoding class I SAM-dependent methyltransferase, translated as MKNHYYSETPGTESKRETWDFALNGEKFRFTTDAGVFSKKEVDFGSRVLIESFVPPEVHGDYIDVGCGYGPIGLSLARAEQDRVVQMVDINERAVELAKLNADKNKVSNVKIYKSYLFAEVKDEEFAAVITNPPIRAGKTVVHQIFEEAYHKLCVGGELWVVIQKKQGAPSAMDKMEQLFGQVETVAKKKGYYILRAIKV; from the coding sequence ATGAAAAACCATTATTACTCTGAAACACCTGGTACAGAAAGCAAAAGAGAAACATGGGATTTTGCATTAAACGGCGAAAAATTTCGTTTTACGACAGATGCTGGTGTCTTTTCAAAGAAAGAAGTAGATTTTGGCAGTCGTGTTTTAATAGAGTCCTTTGTACCTCCAGAAGTACATGGTGATTATATAGATGTAGGATGCGGATACGGACCGATTGGACTTTCGCTTGCTAGAGCGGAACAAGATCGTGTTGTTCAAATGGTGGATATCAATGAAAGAGCAGTTGAGCTTGCTAAGCTGAATGCAGATAAGAACAAGGTGAGTAACGTTAAGATCTATAAAAGTTACTTATTTGCGGAAGTGAAAGATGAAGAGTTTGCTGCTGTTATCACAAATCCTCCGATTCGTGCAGGTAAGACAGTCGTTCATCAAATCTTTGAAGAAGCTTATCACAAACTTTGCGTTGGTGGCGAGTTGTGGGTAGTCATTCAAAAGAAACAAGGTGCACCATCTGCTATGGATAAAATGGAACAATTATTCGGTCAAGTTGAAACGGTAGCGAAGAAAAAAGGCTACTATATTT